The following DNA comes from Hordeum vulgare subsp. vulgare chromosome 3H, MorexV3_pseudomolecules_assembly, whole genome shotgun sequence.
agtcagtcacaccggtctctgccttctacttcagcaattccagtgtgctacccagcttcttctggccatcttcacaagttgggtacaacaatttgttgtggtcctgtaacatctactcgaactgcaacctctccttttctgtgtcgcaacctcgccgtgcatcagaaatgacccggccaagatcatcagcgggctcatctggttcccgttcttcatcctggtcttcttcttcattgtcttccattacggtaccagcatactcagggaacatagatcggtagttgtcatcatcgttctcttcttcttcatcggcgtcttccatcataacccctctttcttcgtgcttggtccaaacattatagctcgACATAAAAccagaccgaagcaggtggctctgaatgactcttgaggaagtgtaatccttatcattccgacattcaacacatggacaaaacatatagccaccaccatgcttgtttgcATCGGcttcatctcgaaaagaatgcacgccttctctgtaagcggctgtgcgtcgatcaccgtacatccatggatggctcatctgcgttatacgacagtatatcaaatacaatcacgatcctaaaaattagtaccgcactgtctaaacgaggaaatatagttgctaaccttttagaataagtagaaataaagaggaagaggtttaagcgtggctcgggcatctcatatcgtagttgtgttcggtgaactaaagcgacatcgctctaacacacatttcaacaaacacctctagtgcatccaagaaaaatgaagagctagcacacacccacactcttccatccaatcaaatgcaaggaagaggggagaggggggctgtggccaatatatataggcagagaactttagtcccggtttgagacacaaaccgggactaaaggtggcgcacatgcgggctgcacaccgcgtagccttttagtcccagtttgtgtccaaaccgggactaaaggctccttacaggccgggaccaaagcctcgtggacgGCATTGCGATTTTGGGACGTCGTGgccggacctttagtcccgacccagatggaggccgggactaaagggttcaggccaaaggcccgtcttCCACTAGTGCTTCTGTTATTACATAGTTCCAACCTCCAACTGATTTAAAGGAAGCAATAAATGGCCCAAATAGAACACACATTGTTCATGAGCATGAAAAGAAAACTAGGCACAAATTCTTCTATTAGCCATCCACCCAAGGTTTGCTAAGACCTCCATGATTGTTGTCTCCAAGATACGGCATGCCCATCCCATTCTAGTGTTGTTCTCCTCATCTTCTGCAACAACGCTCATGACCTGGTCCGGTGCGTTCCACCGAGGATCACCTACATGTATGAATTTGTGTGTTTAAAAATAATATCATTTTAGGTTTGCCAAATAGCCCAATATAAGGCTGGTGCTCTAACCAGAACCTGGGTTCTCATTCGTGTGTTAACATTAGCCAATCGACCTTTACATATGTGAGGTACATTAAGGGGAGGGGCAAGACCTAAAGGTACATGTATGGTTGTCCAAACTGACAATCTACAAATAAATGTTGGAAACTTCATCATTGTCATAAATACAACAAAGAGTGCTCCCTTATCAATTAATTAGTACGTTTTACTAGCTTATATTTTGTCAAATTAACCGCCATACCTAATAAAAGATCTTATTCCTTGATGATCTACCTCTCATGTAAAAAAGATAATAAGGTAAAAgggattatgttaaaactgcttgtgTCCGTCCCTGATCTGGAGTTGGCTAGGTGAAAAGGGACTGTTAAAGCAGTGGTAGAGGAAGGATGTGTgttgagtaatcaacatagctggTGCTATATGAGAACTAAAGATTAATAATGATAAAAACTAAAGCAAAATAGTGATTACACTATATGAAAATATTTTTTGCATCGCATATCCGTACTCTCTTCTCCCTATTACTTTTGCCAAAACTCGGTTGTAATTTCGCAAATCTGGCTCTCAGAGCGATGTACGATTTTTTTATAGTTTTGTTCTTCGTTCTAGATCTACTgtgtgcgagagagagagagagagagagagagagagattactaTTGGGGTCGCCGTGTTGGAACTCCTCCATGATGTCGTAGTCGTGGAAGTAGGCCTCGCACTTGCACGCGCCGCCGTCAACAACGGCCTTCGCCATCCTCTGGAACGGGCACAGCCTCTGCGCCTCCTGGAAGGCCAGCGCGATGCAAGCGCCGCAGTCCGGCGACTTGACGTCCCGGTGACAGGAGCAGCCGGAGTAGGCCGCAATCCGGTTGGGGCTCTCGCCGGCGATGTTGCCGTAAAAGCACCTGTGGGATTCCTCCCCATAGTCAGAGTCGCTGCAGTGTTCCCGGTAAGAAGAGTAGCCGCCGGATTCCGCATCCGCCTTGCCGGGAATGGTGGCGGCAAGATGGCGCAGGGTGGCCTCGTACGCGCTGCCCGGAGCGTACGTGCCCATGTTGTATGTGCCCACGGCCACGGGCAAGACGATGCCGCACGTGTGATTGAGCGTGAGGGCCAAGCCGTGGTCGGAGGCGGGCGAGCGGCTATCGGTTGCGGCGGCTAGCGCCGGCAGGAGCGCTGCGAGCAGGATGAGGACCGCGGCGGTGGCCATGGCCGGAGAAAGACAAGTATGTGGATGTGGGTTCGACTAAGGGAAGAATGGTGTTCTAATCTTGTGAGGTTAACTAATGTATGTATTGTGGATTAGCTGGGTTCTTAAGAGTGCCCGTCGACCGTTGACTGCTAGCTACCGTCCATCGAGGAGTTAGCATCCGCTTGCGGCAAAATATTTGTTGATTGGCTCCCAAGTAACATGTTCTGCGTTGCCCAACCGTTCAGTACTACAATAGCGTAATATGGAATCTGAATATACGTGGGCGGACATGACCCGGCGCTAATCGTTGACTATTGACCAGTAGCACCACCAATGATTTGCACTACCCAACTCTTAATCATTTTTTCTTATAACCTACTAATGGTTGGCTGGGTACCTTTGTTTTTTGTTGGCACACGAGTTGTATATatccaagaaaaaaaaagaaaaaatatatcaTATTTAAAAGTTTCAAGAAAATCAAAAGATATGTTGTAAGGTTTCATGATCAAATACGTACGCTGTAAAATTCCATGATCAAATACGCTTTGGCAAGAGTTGTATCAATATAGCTTAGACTTTTAAGCACAATTAATGTATCTCATCATGAAAATTTAAGATGATGTAGCATATatcctaggttcatgtgtagtttTTCAGAATTCGAAACTTCCAAATATGGATTTTTTGGATTGTTCAAAAACCCGAGCTCCATGGAGATAAATCAGGATCCAAAAGCAATTCCAGAGGTGCTACCCACATTCCTGTGTACGACTTCTTCGCATAAGTAAGTACTTCCTCTGTAAGTTAGGGTCTGTTTGGGACTACTCTGCTCCTTAAAATTCAGCTCTGCTCCAGAAAAGACAAACCAAACGGGGTAGCTCCACGATATGCCGCTCcgcaaaaaaactagaatctgggaTAGAAGTTCAAAGTTTTTATGAAGCTCCTGAGAGGGTGCTTCAAAAAACTCTAGAAGCTAGAGTTGGGGGAAAATTACCCACCACTaccaccagtaagtggatactCCTTCGTTTATTTCCcctcaaccaatcaaatagattGTTTCCATCAGATTTTCTATTTTTGAAGCTGGAGCTAGATggaagccaaacattctcttaATAGTGCTATAGCTTCTGTATGAAACTGCTTCAAAGTGAATTTGACGAAGTGAAGCCGATTTTGATGAATTGAAtcagtcccaaacaggcccttaATATAAGTCCTTCTAAACCGAAAATGACCAATAGAGGCTGGGCATCAGGTCGGACTTTATCCAGGCCATTCAAAAGATTTTGGGAtgtgcccctccctcccccctattTCTGGCTCTTGTCCCCCTTAAAAAATGGACGCCACGTGTATTCCGTTCAATAGGCACGCAATATACATtggtatagtatagatgatatgatcATGGAGTAAATGAGAGAGGAAGCTTGACAGTGTGTAGTCAAAAACTTCACCTCATCTATCCGTGTAAAGAAGATGTAGGGCCAGAATTCCCATTGTGTGCACGTCTTGATATGACCAAAACAAGTGGTATTTTATCCTGTCCAGCTGCCtttcctccttcctttttttcaagAACATGCAGGAGCGTTGCATGTCTTTTCAATTAAGAAGAAGAGGATGTCCGAGTATAGAGGTGATTACAGGGTCATATCCGTCATGGAGGCCCATTGCCTAGGCGCGCTCTAGTGAATCTGAAAGGGGTGACCACCCTCTACCCTAGCATGAGTCCGCAAGCGGAGCTCAACTCTAATTAGAGCGACAATGTTTGCCGGCGAGGACGCCATGCGTTCGAAGACACGTCTATTGCGCTCAAGCTAGATGAATCGTAGCGTGGCCACGACGATGGTGTTCGTTTGCCTTCTTTGCCTTGTCGGCACCGCATCCGCCATATGTGGCCACCAATCTGCAAGACACTTTGTGCCATCTGGTGTGAAGTGATGCAACCTCAGGGGAAGTAGCATGTTGTACCAGACCTCGCGAGCGTAGGGGCAACCAACAAGCATGTGTGTGGTGTCCTCGTCTTGATGGCAGCATAACTGACACATTTGTGTGTGTTGTAAATTCCTCTGTgcaagccgatcaaccgtccataATGTAGCCCACACcgtgtgaaaagacctcgatgacgcctagaggggggggggtgaataggctatttaaaaacttcttcggatttggcttgaacctaatgcggaaataaactaa
Coding sequences within:
- the LOC123440653 gene encoding uncharacterized protein LOC123440653, encoding MATAAVLILLAALLPALAAATDSRSPASDHGLALTLNHTCGIVLPVAVGTYNMGTYAPGSAYEATLRHLAATIPGKADAESGGYSSYREHCSDSDYGEESHRCFYGNIAGESPNRIAAYSGCSCHRDVKSPDCGACIALAFQEAQRLCPFQRMAKAVVDGGACKCEAYFHDYDIMEEFQHGDPNSDPRWNAPDQVMSVVAEDEENNTRMGWACRILETTIMEVLANLGWMANRRICA